A portion of the Bulleidia sp. zg-1006 genome contains these proteins:
- a CDS encoding Asp23/Gls24 family envelope stress response protein, with translation MSVEKNTNYGNISISAEAISSLAGSVIMESYGIIGMASRKLLRDGWAELLQKENYSKGVIVKREEGGLVIDLYVIIGYNVRIASVVQEAQKKVKYELEKALNEEIASVNVFVQGVHVIA, from the coding sequence ATGTCTGTTGAAAAGAACACAAATTATGGTAATATTTCCATTTCCGCTGAAGCAATTAGCTCTTTGGCCGGATCAGTCATTATGGAATCCTATGGTATTATCGGCATGGCTTCGCGTAAATTATTACGTGATGGTTGGGCGGAATTACTGCAAAAAGAAAATTATTCAAAAGGCGTGATTGTCAAACGGGAAGAAGGTGGTTTAGTCATTGATTTATATGTGATTATTGGCTATAACGTTCGTATCGCTTCAGTTGTACAAGAAGCGCAAAAGAAAGTGAAATACGAATTAGAAAAAGCCCTTAACGAAGAAATTGCATCTGTCAACGTCTTTGTGCAAGGGGTGCACGTAATTGCTTAA
- a CDS encoding cell division protein FtsQ/DivIB, which yields MARKEKINVVESVLISKRRANNRLNYRRSQKKLMKWAMVFGVLFLLLIYLALPFSKTQGVEVKGNYAYSREEIQNKAGVHQGNIFYSNLPFLVEYRLKSNPWIEQAKVSLQANQTVSIIIQEKKKIAYYRQKKDTYVLLASGKSQKLKKEDQSILKTIPYLSGFETDEQRGLLARSLKGLSNDQLDGISEIHQYSLTYDPEGIKFVMRNGGYMITGYASATLVKDFNAIYHQTKNKALCIFAIGKENTAYSSLCPWKKENPSLQYWKNDKGETLINASGDKVIQHYYSEAGSGKQAKADNGQAIKIPVNEHGYEIPDKSFDRHYEAGYYKSGTLNIKK from the coding sequence TTGGCAAGAAAAGAAAAAATAAACGTAGTCGAAAGCGTTCTAATCAGCAAGCGTAGAGCGAATAATCGTTTAAATTATCGTCGTAGTCAAAAAAAATTGATGAAATGGGCTATGGTATTCGGAGTATTATTTCTCTTATTGATTTATTTAGCTCTACCTTTTTCAAAAACACAAGGAGTTGAAGTGAAAGGAAATTACGCTTATAGCCGTGAAGAAATTCAAAATAAGGCAGGGGTACATCAAGGTAATATCTTTTATAGCAACTTACCATTTCTTGTGGAATATCGCTTGAAATCCAATCCTTGGATTGAACAAGCCAAGGTTTCTTTACAAGCCAATCAAACGGTTTCCATAATCATTCAAGAAAAGAAAAAGATAGCGTATTACAGGCAAAAGAAAGATACCTATGTTTTATTAGCAAGTGGGAAAAGTCAAAAACTAAAGAAAGAAGATCAGTCCATTTTAAAAACGATTCCTTATTTATCCGGCTTTGAAACGGATGAACAAAGAGGTCTGTTAGCTCGTTCTTTAAAAGGATTAAGCAACGATCAATTGGATGGTATCTCAGAAATTCATCAATATAGCCTAACCTATGATCCGGAGGGGATTAAATTTGTGATGCGCAATGGTGGCTATATGATTACCGGCTATGCAAGTGCCACTTTGGTGAAAGATTTTAACGCCATTTATCATCAGACCAAAAATAAAGCACTCTGTATTTTTGCGATTGGTAAAGAAAATACGGCTTACTCTTCACTTTGTCCTTGGAAGAAGGAGAATCCTTCTTTGCAATATTGGAAGAATGATAAGGGTGAAACTTTAATTAATGCGAGCGGAGATAAAGTTATTCAACATTATTACAGTGAAGCCGGTAGTGGTAAACAAGCTAAGGCGGATAATGGACAAGCCATTAAAATTCCGGTGAATGAGCATGGTTATGAGATACCGGATAAAAGTTTTGACCGTCATTATGAAGCAGGTTACTACAAATCCGGTACCTTGAATATAAAGAAATAG
- the murB gene encoding UDP-N-acetylmuramate dehydrogenase, with the protein MIDIKERLQTYAKVEVGKCFSDLTTLHIGGPVQYVIYPDNLIALDGVLRILKQYEIPYKMVGKGSNLLASDEEFKGAVIRFDRYFNEYYIEGNEVVALAGCSTIALSNACMKAGLSGLEFSGGIPGTVGGNVFMNAGAYKENVADVLKEVLVYVHGEFRWLTKEECDLSYRHSIFKDHRDWIILAARYVLKKKDVEEISSLMSQRKERRLSTQPLQYPSCGSIFKNPEGYYSWQLIDNIGYRGKRVGDAMVSEKHSNFIINIGHAKANDYLALIQDIQQKVKKSYQIDFIPEVEIFNWQEKKK; encoded by the coding sequence ATGATAGACATTAAAGAACGGTTACAAACATACGCGAAAGTAGAGGTGGGAAAATGTTTTTCGGACTTAACGACGCTTCATATTGGTGGACCGGTTCAATATGTGATTTATCCAGATAACCTAATTGCTTTAGATGGTGTTTTGCGTATCCTTAAACAATATGAAATACCTTATAAAATGGTTGGTAAAGGATCGAATCTATTAGCTTCTGATGAAGAATTTAAGGGGGCTGTTATTCGCTTTGACCGCTATTTTAATGAGTATTACATTGAAGGAAATGAAGTGGTTGCTTTGGCCGGCTGCTCAACAATTGCTTTAAGCAATGCTTGTATGAAAGCCGGTTTAAGTGGCTTGGAATTTTCTGGTGGTATTCCCGGCACGGTTGGGGGTAATGTATTCATGAATGCGGGAGCCTATAAAGAAAATGTGGCCGATGTTTTAAAAGAAGTACTTGTCTATGTGCATGGAGAATTTAGATGGCTAACAAAAGAAGAATGTGATTTATCTTACCGTCATTCTATTTTCAAAGATCATCGGGATTGGATTATCTTAGCTGCTCGTTATGTTCTTAAAAAGAAAGATGTAGAAGAAATTTCCAGTTTGATGAGTCAACGCAAAGAGCGTCGTCTATCCACTCAACCACTACAATATCCAAGTTGTGGATCTATTTTTAAAAATCCCGAAGGGTATTATTCTTGGCAACTTATCGATAACATTGGTTATCGAGGCAAGCGTGTAGGCGATGCCATGGTTTCTGAGAAACATTCTAACTTTATTATCAATATCGGACATGCTAAGGCAAATGATTATTTAGCGTTAATTCAAGATATACAACAAAAGGTGAAAAAGTCGTATCAAATTGACTTTATTCCGGAAGTGGAGATATTCAATTGGCAAGAAAAGAAAAAATAA
- a CDS encoding glycosyltransferase — MKWMIVAGGTAGHINPALALAKVARKNNPDLEIVFMGSKDRLEAKMIPVANFPFIPLHISSTSGNIVHKIKGLASVFLSIPKCKKILKKEKPDICLGFGNYISVPVLMAAHQLGIPIFLHEQNSFPGKANLFLAKKATMIATCFEENQFPKEKTRLLGNPQASLLKDFQVNKKKAFEAFGLKESLPLVTIMLGSLGSSSVSKIIDEAISFFHDGYQVLISTGQSNDYVYKHLSSERVKIVPYFDGKTYLSLSDLAITRAGATTLSELEALAIPSLLIPSPYVPNNHQEINAMRLVHQGAAVLLREPELTAEKLAKQINQCMEDKQLLKNLKDKALLGQTKDSAEEIIAWIKEVTHDRH, encoded by the coding sequence ATGAAATGGATGATTGTTGCGGGTGGAACCGCCGGTCACATTAATCCTGCTTTAGCTTTAGCGAAAGTAGCCAGGAAAAACAATCCTGATTTGGAGATTGTCTTTATGGGAAGTAAAGACCGTTTGGAAGCCAAGATGATTCCAGTGGCTAACTTTCCTTTTATACCTTTACATATTTCAAGCACATCGGGGAATATCGTTCATAAAATCAAAGGTTTAGCTTCTGTCTTTTTATCCATTCCCAAATGTAAAAAAATTCTGAAAAAAGAAAAACCGGATATTTGTTTAGGATTTGGGAACTACATTTCCGTTCCTGTTCTAATGGCGGCTCATCAGTTAGGTATTCCAATTTTTCTTCATGAACAAAACTCTTTTCCCGGTAAGGCTAATTTGTTCCTGGCTAAAAAAGCAACGATGATTGCGACTTGCTTTGAAGAAAATCAATTTCCAAAAGAAAAAACACGTTTATTAGGTAATCCTCAAGCTAGTCTATTAAAAGACTTTCAAGTGAATAAAAAGAAAGCTTTTGAAGCTTTTGGTTTGAAAGAAAGCTTACCACTTGTGACCATTATGCTAGGAAGTTTGGGTTCGTCTTCGGTTTCAAAAATTATTGATGAAGCGATTTCTTTCTTTCACGATGGCTACCAGGTTTTAATTAGCACTGGACAATCTAATGATTATGTATACAAACATTTAAGTAGCGAAAGGGTGAAGATTGTACCTTATTTTGATGGTAAAACTTATTTATCTTTATCAGATTTAGCCATTACAAGAGCGGGTGCTACAACACTTTCAGAATTAGAAGCTTTAGCGATTCCAAGTCTATTGATACCAAGTCCTTATGTGCCAAATAATCATCAAGAAATCAATGCGATGCGTTTGGTTCATCAAGGGGCCGCTGTTTTATTACGAGAACCGGAATTAACTGCTGAGAAATTAGCGAAACAAATCAATCAATGTATGGAAGATAAGCAATTGCTAAAGAACTTAAAAGATAAGGCATTGCTTGGACAAACAAAAGATTCGGCAGAAGAAATCATTGCTTGGATTAAGGAGGTTACACATGATAGACATTAA
- the yihA gene encoding ribosome biogenesis GTP-binding protein YihA/YsxC codes for MQYFEAKWLASAAHQDQWPEHDLPEIVFVGRSNAGKSSLINALVNRNRLAYTGKTPGKTRLLNFFVVNNQFVFTDAPGYGYAVGSRHSLIEFGILMEPYFAKRENLKAVVLVLDARRKPSEEDISMVEYAKTNHLAILAVCTKKDKLSYGQLKNQQFAIAKELKLNANSFLAVDSLKKQGMDEVWDKINETLSLK; via the coding sequence ATGCAGTATTTTGAAGCAAAGTGGCTAGCGAGCGCTGCACACCAAGATCAATGGCCAGAGCATGATTTACCAGAAATTGTATTTGTTGGCAGGTCAAATGCCGGTAAAAGTTCATTAATCAATGCTTTAGTGAATCGTAATAGGCTAGCTTACACAGGGAAAACACCCGGTAAGACACGTTTGTTGAATTTCTTTGTTGTCAACAATCAATTTGTTTTTACAGATGCGCCAGGGTATGGCTATGCGGTTGGAAGTCGTCATTCTTTGATTGAATTTGGGATTTTAATGGAGCCTTATTTTGCAAAACGGGAGAATTTAAAGGCTGTGGTTTTGGTCTTGGATGCAAGAAGGAAGCCAAGCGAAGAAGATATTTCCATGGTTGAGTATGCAAAAACTAATCATTTAGCTATCCTAGCGGTTTGTACAAAGAAAGATAAGCTATCCTATGGTCAATTAAAGAACCAGCAGTTTGCGATTGCTAAAGAATTAAAATTAAACGCCAACTCTTTCTTAGCAGTGGATTCTCTTAAAAAACAAGGTATGGATGAAGTTTGGGATAAAATCAACGAAACATTATCTTTGAAATAG
- the lon gene encoding endopeptidase La, with product MKKSLIHVPAVFTRGIVLFPHNKVDIEVGRALSIKSVEIANEKFEGLIFLVCQKDIMIDEPSQEDVYTMGTLAKVTSVRQKEGFLRVTFQGLDRAGLTEVKMMDGYQMAAIEIQPLAASSDDEEEVLVHKLMDTIGQLPQLSDLFPVSAIEQVNTGIAADEFTDLCGQFFLFKPESRQYLLELGHINDRLYYLLEEVNKALKYGEVEQFVNEKVKDRIDDNQREFYLREKLKAIREELGDVPSSEDDSDNFREMINSRPYPSSIKKKALEELRRYEMMPAGSGETSVSRNYIEWLLNVPWWQETEDLEDLKEVRASLDARHYGLEKVKDRVMEYLAVKKMTNSLKAPILCLVGPPGVGKTSLAKSIADAMHRKFVKMSVGGVKDEAEIRGHRRTYLGAMPGRIIQGMRKAEFINPLFLIDEIDKLGADYKGDPSDALLEVLDPEQNAQFSDHYLEEAYDLSKVMFIATANYLENIPAPLRDRLEIIELPSYTEVDKVEIARQHLIPLQVKTNGLKPSQFKLKDKEILYLIRHYTREAGVRQLERLIGSLCRKTVLEILNENKKSLTMTKSKIEIWLGKPIFDYGSKEKKNEVGVVTGLAYTQFGGDVLQIEVNFFAGKGGLIITGQLGDVMKESAHIALDYVKAHADEFKIDPKFFEQHDIHIHVPEGAVPKDGPSAGITLTTALVSAITNRPVRKDIAMTGEVTLRGNVLAIGGLREKSLAAHRVGIHTILIPEKNLRDLEEVPELVKKDITFIPVKQVHDVLKETLV from the coding sequence ATGAAAAAATCTTTGATTCATGTTCCAGCGGTTTTTACTCGTGGTATTGTCTTATTTCCCCACAATAAAGTGGATATTGAAGTAGGTCGTGCCTTATCCATAAAATCCGTTGAAATAGCTAATGAGAAATTTGAAGGATTAATCTTTTTGGTGTGTCAAAAAGACATTATGATTGATGAACCAAGCCAAGAAGATGTTTATACAATGGGAACTTTAGCTAAAGTGACATCTGTTCGTCAAAAAGAGGGCTTTTTAAGAGTGACTTTCCAAGGTCTGGATCGAGCCGGCTTAACAGAGGTAAAGATGATGGATGGTTACCAAATGGCAGCCATTGAAATTCAACCTCTCGCTGCGAGTAGTGATGATGAAGAAGAAGTTCTTGTCCATAAACTTATGGATACAATTGGTCAATTACCACAATTGAGTGATTTATTTCCTGTATCTGCGATTGAACAAGTCAACACCGGCATTGCGGCAGATGAATTTACGGATTTATGTGGACAATTCTTTTTGTTTAAACCAGAATCTCGTCAATATTTATTGGAATTAGGTCATATTAACGATCGTCTATACTATTTATTAGAAGAAGTAAATAAGGCTTTAAAATATGGTGAAGTCGAACAATTTGTTAATGAGAAGGTGAAAGATCGCATTGATGATAATCAACGTGAATTTTATTTGCGAGAAAAACTTAAAGCCATTCGTGAGGAATTGGGCGATGTTCCCAGTTCGGAAGATGATTCGGATAACTTTAGAGAAATGATTAATTCAAGACCATATCCCTCTTCGATTAAGAAGAAAGCCTTGGAAGAATTGCGACGTTATGAAATGATGCCGGCGGGTAGTGGGGAAACCTCTGTATCGCGAAACTATATTGAATGGCTTTTGAATGTACCTTGGTGGCAAGAAACAGAGGATTTAGAAGATTTGAAAGAAGTTCGTGCTTCCTTGGATGCCCGTCATTATGGTCTGGAAAAAGTTAAAGATCGAGTGATGGAATATTTAGCTGTCAAGAAGATGACGAACTCTTTGAAAGCACCAATTCTTTGTTTGGTTGGACCACCGGGAGTTGGTAAGACCTCTTTAGCCAAAAGTATTGCGGACGCCATGCATCGCAAGTTTGTTAAAATGTCGGTGGGTGGGGTGAAAGATGAAGCGGAAATTCGCGGTCATCGTCGTACTTATTTAGGTGCCATGCCAGGTCGTATTATTCAAGGTATGCGTAAAGCGGAATTCATCAATCCACTTTTCCTAATTGATGAAATTGATAAGCTAGGCGCTGATTACAAAGGTGATCCAAGTGATGCTTTACTGGAAGTCTTAGATCCTGAACAAAATGCTCAATTCTCTGATCATTATCTGGAAGAAGCTTATGATTTATCCAAAGTTATGTTCATTGCGACCGCTAATTATTTGGAAAACATTCCGGCTCCTTTAAGAGATCGTTTGGAAATCATTGAATTGCCATCGTATACCGAGGTGGATAAGGTGGAGATTGCTCGTCAACATTTAATTCCTTTACAGGTTAAAACGAATGGTTTAAAACCATCGCAATTTAAGCTCAAAGATAAAGAAATCTTATATCTCATTCGTCATTACACACGTGAAGCCGGTGTTCGTCAATTAGAGCGTTTGATAGGTAGCCTTTGTCGCAAAACAGTCTTGGAAATTTTAAATGAAAATAAGAAATCTTTAACCATGACGAAATCTAAAATTGAAATATGGCTTGGTAAACCAATCTTTGATTATGGTTCTAAAGAAAAGAAAAATGAAGTTGGTGTGGTAACCGGTCTAGCTTATACTCAATTTGGTGGCGATGTTTTACAAATTGAAGTTAACTTTTTTGCGGGTAAAGGTGGTTTAATCATTACTGGGCAATTAGGTGATGTTATGAAAGAGTCCGCCCATATCGCTTTAGACTATGTGAAAGCTCATGCAGATGAATTTAAGATTGATCCAAAGTTTTTTGAACAACACGATATTCATATTCATGTACCAGAAGGAGCTGTTCCAAAAGATGGACCAAGTGCCGGGATAACTTTAACAACCGCCTTAGTATCTGCCATTACAAATCGACCAGTGCGCAAAGATATTGCGATGACCGGGGAAGTGACTTTGCGGGGAAATGTTTTAGCGATTGGCGGTTTAAGAGAAAAATCTTTAGCGGCTCATCGAGTTGGTATTCATACTATTTTAATTCCGGAAAAGAATTTACGTGATTTAGAAGAAGTACCAGAACTGGTGAAGAAAGATATTACTTTTATTCCGGTGAAACAAGTGCATGATGTCTTAAAGGAAACTTTGGTGTAA
- the tig gene encoding trigger factor, which yields MANWILKEKSTGDLSVVVEGEVWQKAIKKAFNKLVSNITLPGFRKGQAPKVMLEKKISENERYLEAVQSNANEWLKKALEETKLAPISQPQLDIKSMDSEKAEVVYTFAVQPEAKVKSYKGLDYPLEEVSVSEKEIKAELDRMREQYAELEIKKGKATKGNTVNIDYEGFKDGLAFEGGKADSYDLILGSGSFIPGFEDQLIGMKAGEEKDVELSFPEDYHVADLAGAPVVFKVKVNEVKVKKLPEVNDDFAQDINAPGVENVEQLHKMIEDRLTSSKKSATDEKAETALMDALISNTEVELPDIMVDDEVQNQVNQLTQQIQQYGMSLTSYLQMMGQTSESLKEGYRANATKTVTLRLALEAVAKAENLTPSDEEIEKEYASIASQYNMEVDQVKAMISKEMLSRDVVNKKAYDFVKENAKKVAPKTKKASSKVKSTKKSVEKE from the coding sequence ATGGCAAACTGGATATTAAAAGAAAAATCCACAGGGGATTTAAGCGTTGTGGTTGAAGGAGAAGTTTGGCAGAAAGCTATTAAGAAAGCTTTCAACAAATTAGTCAGCAATATTACCTTACCCGGCTTCCGTAAAGGCCAAGCGCCTAAGGTCATGTTGGAAAAGAAAATTTCTGAAAATGAACGCTATTTAGAAGCCGTTCAATCCAATGCGAATGAATGGTTAAAAAAAGCTTTGGAAGAAACAAAATTAGCACCAATTAGTCAACCACAATTGGATATTAAGTCAATGGATAGTGAAAAGGCTGAAGTGGTTTATACATTCGCTGTTCAACCGGAAGCAAAAGTTAAGTCTTACAAAGGGTTAGATTATCCATTAGAGGAAGTTAGTGTTTCGGAAAAGGAAATCAAAGCTGAATTAGATCGTATGCGTGAACAATACGCTGAACTGGAGATTAAAAAAGGTAAGGCCACGAAAGGTAATACTGTAAACATTGATTATGAAGGATTCAAGGATGGGCTTGCTTTTGAAGGTGGTAAGGCTGATAGCTATGATTTGATTTTAGGTTCAGGTTCTTTCATTCCCGGCTTTGAAGATCAATTGATTGGCATGAAAGCCGGTGAAGAAAAGGATGTTGAACTAAGCTTCCCTGAAGATTATCATGTAGCGGATTTAGCCGGTGCTCCAGTTGTCTTCAAAGTAAAAGTTAATGAAGTGAAAGTCAAGAAGCTACCCGAAGTAAATGATGATTTTGCACAAGATATCAACGCCCCCGGAGTTGAAAATGTTGAACAATTGCATAAAATGATTGAAGATCGTCTAACAAGCTCAAAGAAGAGTGCGACAGATGAAAAGGCTGAAACGGCTTTGATGGACGCTTTAATTTCAAATACAGAAGTTGAACTACCGGATATCATGGTGGATGATGAGGTTCAGAATCAAGTAAACCAGCTTACTCAACAAATTCAACAATATGGTATGTCTTTGACTTCTTATTTACAAATGATGGGTCAAACATCAGAGTCATTAAAAGAAGGTTATCGTGCAAATGCAACAAAGACGGTTACTTTACGTTTGGCTTTAGAAGCCGTCGCTAAAGCGGAAAACTTGACTCCAAGTGATGAAGAAATTGAAAAAGAATATGCAAGCATCGCTAGTCAATACAACATGGAAGTTGACCAAGTTAAAGCTATGATTTCAAAGGAAATGTTGAGTCGTGATGTTGTGAATAAGAAAGCGTATGATTTTGTGAAAGAAAATGCTAAGAAAGTTGCTCCTAAAACTAAAAAAGCAAGTTCAAAAGTAAAAAGCACAAAGAAGAGCGTAGAGAAGGAATAA
- a CDS encoding DUF3196 domain-containing protein, with translation MNYYDEVLEQIQEAIHKQEYEEAQFLIRKELNMPYIPMDVEKKLVVLEKEVKSHLHQEDIEISLERLLTMLKGKADFQMQAVNQLLSRNLRDLIPELKSFLENSPNVEAASLLIEGLAKQGIREEFHYVKEGVEYVFWPEEIIPVSLSAGFLEARKYLKIWLENNHPDFLELCMHQLIHDCYVFLPLHYDQEEGKILALNTLETISSYMDDGKLYQEVLILEEKIGSCLDRYCTF, from the coding sequence ATGAACTATTACGATGAAGTTTTAGAACAAATCCAAGAGGCAATTCATAAACAGGAATACGAAGAAGCCCAATTCTTAATCAGAAAAGAATTGAATATGCCTTATATTCCAATGGATGTCGAAAAAAAATTAGTAGTCTTAGAAAAAGAGGTAAAATCCCATCTTCATCAAGAAGATATTGAAATAAGTTTAGAGCGCTTATTAACTATGTTAAAAGGGAAGGCTGATTTTCAGATGCAAGCAGTCAATCAATTATTAAGTCGTAATCTACGTGATTTAATACCGGAATTAAAAAGCTTTTTAGAAAATAGTCCCAATGTAGAAGCGGCTTCATTATTAATCGAAGGATTAGCCAAGCAAGGTATTCGAGAAGAATTTCATTATGTTAAAGAAGGAGTTGAATATGTATTTTGGCCAGAAGAAATCATTCCTGTTTCTTTGAGTGCGGGTTTTCTGGAAGCAAGAAAATATCTAAAAATATGGCTAGAAAATAATCATCCTGATTTCTTAGAGCTATGTATGCATCAATTAATTCACGATTGTTACGTGTTTTTACCATTGCATTATGACCAAGAAGAAGGAAAGATTTTAGCCCTAAATACTTTAGAAACAATTTCCTCTTACATGGATGATGGAAAGCTTTATCAAGAAGTTCTCATTTTGGAAGAAAAAATAGGCTCATGTCTTGACAGATACTGCACTTTTTAA
- a CDS encoding metallophosphoesterase: MQEIIVVSDNHGEIKNCLSVQTMYPNAIYIHCGDTQLSLEETPNFIQVKGNNDDSLDLPKQRIVKIEGLKILVCHGDKKPYPIDEFVAKEAKQLACALACYGHTHIPLISHYQGVDCVNPGSSHPYGNRDMSEASYAYIVIDQGKIMQKEIRRFDK, translated from the coding sequence ATGCAAGAAATTATTGTCGTCAGCGATAATCACGGAGAAATAAAAAATTGTCTTTCAGTTCAAACCATGTATCCTAATGCAATATACATTCATTGTGGTGATACACAGTTAAGTTTAGAGGAAACACCTAACTTTATCCAGGTAAAAGGGAATAATGATGACTCATTAGACCTTCCTAAACAAAGAATTGTTAAAATTGAGGGTTTGAAAATATTGGTATGCCATGGGGATAAGAAGCCTTATCCAATTGATGAATTTGTAGCGAAAGAAGCGAAACAGCTTGCTTGTGCCTTGGCTTGTTATGGGCATACACACATTCCTTTGATTAGTCATTATCAAGGTGTGGATTGTGTTAATCCAGGTAGTTCGCATCCTTATGGTAATCGTGACATGTCAGAAGCCAGTTATGCTTATATTGTGATTGATCAAGGAAAGATTATGCAAAAAGAAATTCGTAGATTTGATAAATAA
- the uvrC gene encoding excinuclease ABC subunit UvrC, whose product MNKEYIKAKLAELPHEPGSYQMKDKFGEIIYVGKAKDLHNRVNQYFVGAHDFKTTKMVSNIDDFDFIVTASEKEALVLEINLIKKYRPKYNIQFIDDSSYPYIKLTKEKYPRLLMARDTKKDKKARYFGPFPDVTAAKNTLRVLQNLYPFRRCTIMPKKVCLYYHLGQCLGPCEFDIKPKVYEEMSEGVQRFLNGDTKEVEENLQVKMLEAAQNMRYEQAQEYKVMLESIHSIVRNQQNIEKDNRGDRDVFAYVVDRGYIAIAGFLVRRGTILNKEFRLRPLYGDAQEAFESFLIRYYQEHPAARELVLSKDMDVQALKEVLDIPIFQPRRGYKVRLVDMCLHNAKQQLDLKFNAVNRQDSMREQAVNDLSKLAGKEMNRVELFDNSHTSGAFTVAACVVYEDGKEDRKSYRKFKLHTKNSDVDSMKEVLYRRYFRLLKEGSRLPDGILVDGGWGQIEAAKEILGQLDLLDKINIMGLVKDDHHNTRAIMDSNGKELDVAKDSALFFLLTRMQDEVHRAAISYHRQLRLKAQTKSILDEIEGIGPKRKKLLLKSFGNFTNLKQSTLEDIEQVIPSEPARLLYENLHEKEDD is encoded by the coding sequence ATGAACAAAGAATACATCAAAGCTAAGTTGGCAGAATTACCTCATGAACCCGGTTCTTACCAAATGAAAGATAAATTTGGTGAAATCATTTATGTCGGTAAGGCTAAGGATTTGCATAATCGTGTGAATCAATACTTTGTTGGAGCACATGATTTTAAAACGACGAAAATGGTTTCTAACATTGATGATTTTGATTTCATAGTGACAGCTAGTGAAAAAGAAGCCTTAGTGTTAGAAATCAATTTAATTAAGAAATATCGTCCGAAATATAACATTCAATTTATTGATGATTCCAGCTATCCATATATTAAATTAACGAAAGAGAAATACCCTCGTTTATTGATGGCTAGAGACACAAAGAAAGATAAAAAGGCTCGTTATTTTGGACCTTTTCCTGATGTAACAGCGGCTAAGAATACCTTAAGGGTTTTACAAAATCTTTATCCCTTTCGACGTTGTACGATTATGCCCAAGAAAGTATGTTTGTATTATCATTTAGGGCAATGTTTAGGACCTTGTGAATTTGATATTAAGCCTAAAGTTTATGAAGAAATGTCAGAAGGGGTTCAACGCTTTTTAAATGGGGATACGAAAGAAGTGGAAGAAAATTTACAAGTTAAAATGTTGGAAGCGGCTCAAAATATGCGTTATGAACAAGCACAAGAGTATAAAGTAATGCTAGAATCCATCCATTCCATTGTCCGTAATCAACAAAACATTGAAAAAGATAATCGTGGTGATCGAGATGTGTTTGCGTATGTAGTGGATCGTGGGTATATTGCGATAGCGGGTTTCTTAGTTCGCCGAGGTACTATTTTAAATAAAGAATTTCGTTTGAGACCATTGTATGGAGATGCACAAGAAGCCTTTGAATCTTTCTTAATCCGGTATTACCAAGAGCATCCGGCGGCTAGGGAATTGGTTTTAAGTAAGGATATGGATGTGCAAGCTTTAAAAGAAGTTTTGGATATCCCTATCTTTCAACCCCGGCGGGGTTATAAAGTTCGCTTGGTAGATATGTGTTTGCATAACGCTAAACAGCAATTGGATTTAAAGTTTAATGCTGTCAATCGCCAAGATTCAATGCGTGAGCAAGCTGTCAATGATTTAAGTAAACTGGCTGGTAAGGAAATGAATCGAGTTGAATTATTTGATAATTCACATACTTCAGGTGCTTTTACAGTCGCTGCATGTGTGGTCTATGAAGATGGAAAAGAAGATCGTAAATCGTATCGTAAATTTAAATTACACACCAAAAATTCTGACGTGGATTCCATGAAAGAAGTCTTATATCGTCGCTATTTCCGTTTATTAAAAGAAGGAAGTCGACTTCCAGATGGTATTTTAGTGGATGGTGGTTGGGGTCAAATCGAAGCCGCAAAAGAAATTTTAGGTCAATTGGATTTATTAGATAAAATTAACATTATGGGTTTGGTTAAAGATGATCATCATAATACAAGAGCGATAATGGACAGTAATGGTAAAGAATTAGATGTAGCGAAGGATTCCGCTTTATTCTTCCTTCTAACGAGAATGCAAGATGAAGTACATCGAGCAGCAATTTCTTATCATCGCCAGCTTCGTTTGAAAGCCCAAACAAAATCAATCTTAGATGAGATAGAGGGAATTGGACCAAAGCGTAAGAAATTACTATTAAAGTCCTTTGGTAATTTTACAAATTTAAAGCAATCCACATTGGAAGACATTGAACAAGTTATTCCAAGTGAACCGGCACGCCTTCTGTATGAAAATTTACATGAAAAAGAGGATGATTGA